A window of the Scylla paramamosain isolate STU-SP2022 chromosome 34, ASM3559412v1, whole genome shotgun sequence genome harbors these coding sequences:
- the LOC135090184 gene encoding uncharacterized protein LOC135090184: MAEQRPGGAHKPCFPKSPQDHRGRGYRTRWHGAVLELAVDSYSQWVTAHSGLAWLWHEPADVLEAWFRRPMVEMLPVKSYDTWHLQHYHETSTVDFNSSAMEVQEDVEALKKRNASKEKFSCKVSAHHPLCPFFPAPGGEGTCIEA; this comes from the exons atggcgGAGCAGAGGCCCGGCGGGG CCCATAAACCCTGCTTCCCAAAGAGTCCCCAGGATCACAGGGGCCGAG GCTACAGAACAAG GTGGCATGGAGCAGTGTTGGAGTTGGCAGTTGACAGTTATTCCCAGTGGGTCACGGCCCACAGCGGCCTGGCTTGGTTGTGGCATGAGCCGGCTGATGTACTGGAGGCGTGGTTTCGTCGGCCAATG GTTGAAATGCTCCCAGTAAAGTCTTATGACACGTGGCATTTGCAGCACTACCATGAGACAAGCACAGTAGATTTCAACTCCAGTGCCATGGAAGTACAAGAGGACGTGGAAGCCCTGAAGAAGAGGAATGCTTCCAAAGAAAAGTTTTCCTGCAAGGT CTCTGCACACCACCCACTCTGCCCCTTCTTCCCAGCTCCTGGTGGAGAGGGTACATGTATAGAGGCATGA